One window of Mauremys mutica isolate MM-2020 ecotype Southern chromosome 20, ASM2049712v1, whole genome shotgun sequence genomic DNA carries:
- the LOC123353353 gene encoding ral guanine nucleotide dissociation stimulator-like 3 isoform X3 codes for MAWSVLPPQEPLQQWGEEVEDGAIYSVTLQRAGAGPPCPFVQYRTCKLRRLRAGTLPQLVRGLVSASAESDPGYLPSFLATYRAFATPGRVLELLLPLGPDSAVLQVLELWLRDHPEDFREPPQHPSLRQLHGYLRQAAPGSEGCARAEGLLQSFQEEPGDEQAEPESKRLWATTPRCRLSPGYNPCLRLSPGYNFQLHLSSASACPLATTPTSACPLPPPVPWPQPPPLPVPWLQPLPPPVPCLHLSPGHNPHCHLSPGHNPHLRLSPASACPLATTPASACPLPLPVPWLQPPPPPVPWLQPPPPPVPCLCLSPGYNHHLRLSPASACPLATTSTSTCPLPLPDPWLQPPPPPVPCLRLSPGYNHRLRLSPASTCPLATTPASTCPLATTPASTCPLPPPVPWLQLSSLPVPWLQFPPSACPPHPQLQPPPPPVPQLQPPSICPPPGSSTTTTSPLATAPPLPVHLSPSSAHPLAGTPQRLSPSQASVQPADLMPCAVSPAGCESPGDGPLVLGGEGGPEGCGESPDLLSFSVEEVAEQLTLMDIELFMQVRPFHCLGCVWSQRDREGAAPSVRATVAQFNAVTSCVVASVLGDVQLRAPQRARLLEKWVAIAQHCCVLRNFSSLRAVISALQSSPVHRLKRTWAAVSRDTMGIFRKLSQIFSDDKNHLSCREILLQGDAAQGVPEGAPSPRVARKATQKLNPPEKPAAPPPGTVPYLGTFLTDLVMLDTALPDFLEGGLINFEKRRKEAEILLRIQQLQASCRGYALRPNPPVLAAFQRHGRLAEEQSYRVSRLIEPPADSCPNSPRVKRSLSKRFSSLLLGAEALPPRLPSAKGSISPAGTGSSCEADEGPSAPCFPEVGGPLGKSLLELPVSTCPPEEPPSPLARCPGSPLYNQQGADSCIVRVSVDNAHGNLYRSILLTSQDKTPAVVLRGLQKHGLDGTPPGAFQLLQLLGGGRELLIPDGANAFYAMNPAANFDFVLRRKGPPSPRLPRPTTAHKTPPPLPPSPALTTEPPLPSPPGPFSPPAPRRPGTPPCSPLSSLPAPSTSPRQPPPASPP; via the exons ATGGCCTGGTCTGTTCTCCCCCCGCAGGAGCCCCTCCAGCAGTGGGGTGAAGAGGTGGAGGACGGGGCCATCTACAGCGTCACCCTGCAGCGG GCCGGAGCcggccccccctgccccttcGTGCAGTACCGCACCTGCAAGCTGCGCCGGCTGCGCGCCgggaccctgccccagctggtgaGAGGCCTGGTCTCGGCCAGTGCAGAGAGCGACCCTGGCTACCTCCCCAGCTTCCTGGCCACCTACCGCGCCTTCGCCACCCCCGGCCGcgtgctggagctgctgctgccgctgggcCCCGACag cgctgtGCTGCAGGTGCTGGAGCTCTGGCTGCGTGATCACCCCGAGGATTTCCgggagcccccccagcaccccagcctgCGCCAGCTCCATGGCTACCTGCGCCAGGCAGCCCCGGGCTCAGAGGGGTGTGCGCGGGCCGAAGGGCTACTGCAGAGCTTCCAGGAGGAGCCGGGAGATGAACAGGCGGAGCCTGAGAGTAAGAGACTCTGGGCTACAACCCCCCGCTGCCGCCTGTCCCCTG GCTACAACCCCTGCCTCCGCCTGTCCCCTGGCTACAACTTCCAGCTCCACCTGTCCTCTGCCTCTGCCTGTCCCCTGGCTACAACCCCCACCTCCGCCTGTCCCCTGCCTCCGCCTGTCCCCTGGCCACAACCCCCACCTCTGCCTGTCCCCTGGCTACAACCCCTGCCTCCACCTGTCCCCTGCCTCCACCTGTCCCCTGGCCACAACCCCCACTGCCACCTGTCCCCTGGCCACAATCCCCACCTCCGCCTGTCCCCTGcctccgcctgtcctctggctaCAACCCCCGCCTCCGCCTGTCCCCTGCCTCTGCCTGTCCCCTGGCTACAACCACCGCCTCCGCCTGTCCCCTGGCTACAACCACCGCCTCCGCCTGTCCCCTGCCTCTGCCTGTCCCCTGGCTACAACCACCACCTCCGCCTGTCCCCTGCCTCCGCCTGTCCCCTGGCTACAACTTCCACCTCCACCTGTCCTCTTCCTCTGCCTGACCCCTGGCTACAACCCCCACCTCCGCCTGTCCCCTGCCTCCGCCTGTCCCCTGGCTACAACCACCGTCTCCGCCTGTCCCCTGCCTCCACCTGTCCCCTGGCCACAACCCCTGCCTCCACCTGTCCCCTGGCTACAACCCCCGCCTCCACCTGTCCTCTGCCTCCGCCTGTCCCCTGGCTACAACTTTCGTCTCTGCCTGTCCCCTGGCTACAATTCCCGCCCTCCGCctgtccccctcacccccagctacaacccccacctccacctgtcCCCCAGCTACAACCCCCCAGCATCTGTCCCCCTCCTGGctcttccaccaccaccaccagtcccCTGGCtacagcccctcctctgcctgtCCATCTTAGCCCCTCCTCCGCCCATCCCTTGGCTGGAACCCCTCAGCGCCTGTCCCCCTCGCAGGCCTCTGTGCAGCCGGCGGATCTGATGCCCTGCGCTGTCTCCCCTGCAGGCTGTGAATCCCCTGGGGATGGTCCGCTGGTgttggggggcgagggggggccaGAGGGCTGCGGGGAGTCCCCCGATCTCCTGTCGTTCAGTGTGGAGGAAGTGGCCGAGCAGCTGACGCTAATGGATATA gaGCTGTTCATGCAGGTGCGGCCCTTCCACTGCCTGGGCTGCGTGTGGTCGCAGCGGGACCGCGAGGGGGCAGCGCCCAGCGTCCGCGCCACCGTGGCCCAGTTCAACGCCGTCACCAGCTGCGTCGTCGCCTCGGTGCTGGGTGACGTGCAGCTCCGTGCGCCGCAGAGAGCCCGGCTGCTGGAGAAGTGGGTGGCCATCgcccag cactgctgcgTTCTGCGTAACTTCTCCTCCCTGCGAGCCGTGATCTCCGCCCTGCAGTCCAGCCCCGTGCACCGGCTCAAGAGGACCTGGGCTGCCGTCAGCCG ggacacCATGGGCATCTTCCGGAAGCTCTCGCAGATCTTCTCCGATGACAAGAATCACCTGAGCTGCCGGGAAATCCTGCTGCAG GGAGATGCTGCCCAGGGCGTCCCCgagggagctcccagcccccgcgTCGCCCGCAAAGCGACTCAGAAACTGAATCCCCCGGAGAAGCCAGCG gcgCCCCCCCCGGGCACTGTCCCGTACCTTGGCACCTTCCTGACGGATCTGGTGATGCTGGACACGGCGCTGCCGGATTTCCTGGAG GGTGGGCTCATCAACTTTGAAAAGAGGCGGAag GAGGCCGAGATCCTGCTGCGGATCCAGCAGCTGCAGGCGTCGTGCCGGGGCTAcgccctgcgccccaacccccccgTGCTGGCCGCCTTCCAGCGCCACGGCCGGCTCGCCGAGGAGCAGAG ctaccGGGTCTCGCGGCTCATTGAGCCCCCAGCCGACTCCTGCCCCAACTCACCCCGCGTCAAACGCAGCCTCAGCAAACGCTTCAGCTC GCTCCTGCTGGGggccgaggccctgcccccccgtcTGCCCTCCGCCAAGGGCAGCATCTCGCCCGCGGGCACCGGCAGCAGCTGCGAAGCCGATGAggggcccagtgccccctgcttcCCGGAGGTGGGGGGGCCCCTTGGCAAG AGCCTGCTGGAGCTGCCGGTGAGCACCTGCCCCCCCGAGGAGCCGCCCTCCCCCCTCGCCCGCTGCCCCGGCTCGCCCCTGTACAACCAGCAGGGGGCGGACTCGTGCATCGTGCGGGTCAGCGTGGACAACGCCCACGGCAACCTCTACAGGAGCATCCtg CTGACCAGCCAGGACAAGACCCCGGCCGTGGTGCTGCGCGGCCTCCAGAAACACGGCCTGGACGGGACCCCGCCCGGAGCCTtccagctcctgcagctgctggggggcGGCAGAG AGCTGCTGATCCCTGATGGGGCCAACGCCTTCTACGCCATGAATCCAGCCGCCAACTTCGACTTCGTCCTGCGCcggaagggcccccccagcccccgcctcccccgaCCCACCACTGCCCACaaaaccccccctcccctcccccccagcccagccctaaccacggagcccccactcccctcccccccagggccctTTTCGCCCCCAGCACCGCGCAGGCCGGGCacccccccatgctcccccctctcctccctcccagcccctagCACCTCCCCCCGGCAGCctcccccggcctctcccccctga
- the LOC123353353 gene encoding ral guanine nucleotide dissociation stimulator-like 3 isoform X5 gives MAWSVLPPQEPLQQWGEEVEDGAIYSVTLQRVRAEPAAHGGPCPLAGAGPPCPFVQYRTCKLRRLRAGTLPQLVRGLVSASAESDPGYLPSFLATYRAFATPGRVLELLLPLGPDSAVLQVLELWLRDHPEDFREPPQHPSLRQLHGYLRQAAPGSEGCARAEGLLQSFQEEPGDEQAEPESCESPGDGPLVLGGEGGPEGCGESPDLLSFSVEEVAEQLTLMDIELFMQVRPFHCLGCVWSQRDREGAAPSVRATVAQFNAVTSCVVASVLGDVQLRAPQRARLLEKWVAIAQHCCVLRNFSSLRAVISALQSSPVHRLKRTWAAVSRDTMGIFRKLSQIFSDDKNHLSCREILLQGDAAQGVPEGAPSPRVARKATQKLNPPEKPAAPPPGTVPYLGTFLTDLVMLDTALPDFLEGGLINFEKRRKEAEILLRIQQLQASCRGYALRPNPPVLAAFQRHGRLAEEQSYRVSRLIEPPADSCPNSPRVKRSLSKRFSSLLLGAEALPPRLPSAKGSISPAGTGSSCEADEGPSAPCFPEVGGPLGKSLLELPVSTCPPEEPPSPLARCPGSPLYNQQGADSCIVRVSVDNAHGNLYRSILLTSQDKTPAVVLRGLQKHGLDGTPPGAFQLLQLLGGGRELLIPDGANAFYAMNPAANFDFVLRRKGPPSPRLPRPTTAHKTPPPLPPSPALTTEPPLPSPPGPFSPPAPRRPGTPPCSPLSSLPAPSTSPRQPPPASPP, from the exons ATGGCCTGGTCTGTTCTCCCCCCGCAGGAGCCCCTCCAGCAGTGGGGTGAAGAGGTGGAGGACGGGGCCATCTACAGCGTCACCCTGCAGCGGGTGAGGGCGGAGCCTGCGGCCCACGGGGGACCCTGCCCGCTG GCCGGAGCcggccccccctgccccttcGTGCAGTACCGCACCTGCAAGCTGCGCCGGCTGCGCGCCgggaccctgccccagctggtgaGAGGCCTGGTCTCGGCCAGTGCAGAGAGCGACCCTGGCTACCTCCCCAGCTTCCTGGCCACCTACCGCGCCTTCGCCACCCCCGGCCGcgtgctggagctgctgctgccgctgggcCCCGACag cgctgtGCTGCAGGTGCTGGAGCTCTGGCTGCGTGATCACCCCGAGGATTTCCgggagcccccccagcaccccagcctgCGCCAGCTCCATGGCTACCTGCGCCAGGCAGCCCCGGGCTCAGAGGGGTGTGCGCGGGCCGAAGGGCTACTGCAGAGCTTCCAGGAGGAGCCGGGAGATGAACAGGCGGAGCCTGAGA GCTGTGAATCCCCTGGGGATGGTCCGCTGGTgttggggggcgagggggggccaGAGGGCTGCGGGGAGTCCCCCGATCTCCTGTCGTTCAGTGTGGAGGAAGTGGCCGAGCAGCTGACGCTAATGGATATA gaGCTGTTCATGCAGGTGCGGCCCTTCCACTGCCTGGGCTGCGTGTGGTCGCAGCGGGACCGCGAGGGGGCAGCGCCCAGCGTCCGCGCCACCGTGGCCCAGTTCAACGCCGTCACCAGCTGCGTCGTCGCCTCGGTGCTGGGTGACGTGCAGCTCCGTGCGCCGCAGAGAGCCCGGCTGCTGGAGAAGTGGGTGGCCATCgcccag cactgctgcgTTCTGCGTAACTTCTCCTCCCTGCGAGCCGTGATCTCCGCCCTGCAGTCCAGCCCCGTGCACCGGCTCAAGAGGACCTGGGCTGCCGTCAGCCG ggacacCATGGGCATCTTCCGGAAGCTCTCGCAGATCTTCTCCGATGACAAGAATCACCTGAGCTGCCGGGAAATCCTGCTGCAG GGAGATGCTGCCCAGGGCGTCCCCgagggagctcccagcccccgcgTCGCCCGCAAAGCGACTCAGAAACTGAATCCCCCGGAGAAGCCAGCG gcgCCCCCCCCGGGCACTGTCCCGTACCTTGGCACCTTCCTGACGGATCTGGTGATGCTGGACACGGCGCTGCCGGATTTCCTGGAG GGTGGGCTCATCAACTTTGAAAAGAGGCGGAag GAGGCCGAGATCCTGCTGCGGATCCAGCAGCTGCAGGCGTCGTGCCGGGGCTAcgccctgcgccccaacccccccgTGCTGGCCGCCTTCCAGCGCCACGGCCGGCTCGCCGAGGAGCAGAG ctaccGGGTCTCGCGGCTCATTGAGCCCCCAGCCGACTCCTGCCCCAACTCACCCCGCGTCAAACGCAGCCTCAGCAAACGCTTCAGCTC GCTCCTGCTGGGggccgaggccctgcccccccgtcTGCCCTCCGCCAAGGGCAGCATCTCGCCCGCGGGCACCGGCAGCAGCTGCGAAGCCGATGAggggcccagtgccccctgcttcCCGGAGGTGGGGGGGCCCCTTGGCAAG AGCCTGCTGGAGCTGCCGGTGAGCACCTGCCCCCCCGAGGAGCCGCCCTCCCCCCTCGCCCGCTGCCCCGGCTCGCCCCTGTACAACCAGCAGGGGGCGGACTCGTGCATCGTGCGGGTCAGCGTGGACAACGCCCACGGCAACCTCTACAGGAGCATCCtg CTGACCAGCCAGGACAAGACCCCGGCCGTGGTGCTGCGCGGCCTCCAGAAACACGGCCTGGACGGGACCCCGCCCGGAGCCTtccagctcctgcagctgctggggggcGGCAGAG AGCTGCTGATCCCTGATGGGGCCAACGCCTTCTACGCCATGAATCCAGCCGCCAACTTCGACTTCGTCCTGCGCcggaagggcccccccagcccccgcctcccccgaCCCACCACTGCCCACaaaaccccccctcccctcccccccagcccagccctaaccacggagcccccactcccctcccccccagggccctTTTCGCCCCCAGCACCGCGCAGGCCGGGCacccccccatgctcccccctctcctccctcccagcccctagCACCTCCCCCCGGCAGCctcccccggcctctcccccctga